The Streptomyces cyanogenus DNA segment GCGCTCACGGCCGGCGACGGCGTCCTGGTGGCCGCCTTCCGCTGGGGCTGGGCGCCCCACCGCGACCTGCGCCTCGGTGACGACTGGTCCTTCGGCGGCATCTTCCTGGCCCGCGGCCCGGCCACACCGGCGTACGCCCTGTGCGCCCTGGCGGTCGGCGCGCTCACCGCGCTCTGGCTGCGCCGCGCGCTGCCCACGCTGGCCGTGTCCCTGGGGGCGACGGGGGTGCTCCACCTCGTCCTGGCCCACGTCCGCCCGTACCTGTGGCCGACGCTCACCCGGACCGAGCCGCACGCGTTCGAGCTGGACAACAGCGCCTGGGAGGTGGAACGGGGCACGACCGCCGGCGGCGACCACTACGCCACCTACCACCCGCCGTCCCATTTCTGGCCGCTGCACCTGATGGAGACCGGCATCGTGCTGGCCACCGCCGCGCTCGCCACCGCCTGCGCCTTCGCGCTGGTGCGCCGCCGCACGGCCTGACCCCTGCCGCCGTTCGCCCCTCCACGGGGGGAGGGACGAACGGCGGCGGCGCCCCGGACGCCCGTGAGCCGCCCCGCCATATCCCGCACGTCATGTCACCGTAACCATTGATTCAGCCGGGCTTGCGACGCTCGGCGAATGAAGCCCGCCGTGCCAGAGCCTTCGCCGCCCCCCGAGGGGCCCGCGGGGAACGGGGCCGTGACGCTCCCGCCCGCACGATCCGACGCGCCTGTGTCGCCCGTCGCGCGGAAGAATGGGTTCATGAGGCAGCAAGACACCCAGGCAGACGCACAGGCAGACGTCCACCCGTCACCGGCCACCGCCCCCGGCACAGGCGCTGCCGGCCGCGGCGACAGCCCGCACCCCCAGCCCTCCGTGGGCTCCCTCGCCGCGCACCGCCAGCGCGCCGTGGCCGCCGCCGTGTCCGACCTGGAACCCGACATCGACGCGGATCTCGACGCGTACCAGGAGGAGGCCCGGGCCGAGGGCGCCCCCCTGCCCCAGGGCCGCTTCCTCGACCGGGAGCGCAGCTGGCTCGCCTTCAACGAGCGCGTCCTGGAGCTGGCCGAGGACCCGAACACCCCGCTGCTGGAGCGCGCGAACTTCCTGGCGATCTTCGCCAGCAACCTGGACGAGTTCTTCATGGTCCGGGTGGCCGGCCTGAAGCGCCGTATCGCCACCGGCGTCGCCACCCGCTCCGCCTCCGGGCTCCAGCCGCGCGAGGTCCTGGAGATGATCTGGGCCCGCTCCCGGGAGCTGATGGCCCGGCACGCCGCCTGCTACCACGAGGACGTCGCCCCCGCACTCGCCGACGAGGGCATCCACCTGGTCCGCTGGTCGGAGCTGACCGAGAAGGAGCAGGCCCGCCTCTTCACGCTCTTCCGGCACCAGATCTTCCCGGTGCTCACCCCGCTGGCCGTCGACCCCGCGCACCCCTTCCCGTACATCTCCGGCCTCTCCCTGAACCTGGCCGTCGTCGTGCGGAACCCGGTCAGCGGCCACAAGCACTTCGCCCGCGTGAAGGTGCCGCCGCTGCTGACCCGCTTCCTGGAGGCCTCCCCGGGCCGCTACGTCCCCATCGAGGACGTCATCGCCGCCCCCAACCACCTGGAAGAGCTGTTCCCGGGCATGGAGATCCTGGAGCACCACGCCTTCCGGATCACCCGCAACGAGGACCTGGAGGTCGAGGAGGACGACGCCGAGAACCTCCTCCAGGCCCTGGAGAAGGAACTCATGCGGCGCCGCTTCGGCCCGCCCGTGCGCCTGGAGGTCGAGGAGTCCATCGACCGCGAGGTGCTGGACCTGCTGGTCCGCGAGCTGAAGATCTCCGAGGCCGAGGTCTACCCGCTGCCCGGCCCGCTCGACCTCACCGGCCTCTTCCGCATCCACGGCCTCGACCGGCCGGAGCTGAAGTACCCGAAGTTCGTCGCCGGCACCCACCGCGACCTCGCCGAGGTCGAGTCGGCCTCCCCGCCCGACATCTTCGCGGCCCTGCGCGCCCGGGACGTGCTCCTGCACCACCCGTACGACAGCTTCTCCACCTCCGTGCAGGCCTTCCTGGAGCAGGCGGCGGCCGACCCCGACGTCCTCGCCATCAAGCAGACCCTGTACCGCACCTCCGGCGACTCCCCCATCGTCGACGCCCTCATCGACGCCGCCGAGTCCGGCAAGCAGGTCCTCGTCCTGGTCGAGATCAAGGCCCGCTTCGACGAGCACGCCAACATCAAGTGGGCGCGCAAGCTGGAGGAGGCCGGCTGTCACGTCGTCTACGGCCTGGTCGGCCTGAAGACGCACTGCAAGCTGTCCCTGGTGGTCCGCCAGGAGGGCGACACCCTGCGCCGCTACAGCCACGTCGGCACCGGCAACTACCACCCGAAGACCGCCCGCCTGTACGAGGACCTCGGCCTGCTCACCGCCGACCCGCAGGTCGGCGCGGACCTGTCCGACCTGTTCAACCGGCTGTCCGGCTACTCGCGCCGCGAGACCTACCGCCGCCTGCTGGTGGCCCCCAAGTCGCTGCGCGACGGCCTGGTCGCGCGGATCGACAAGGAGGTCCAGCACCACCGGGCGGGCCGTCCGGCCTTCGTCCGCATCAAGGTCAACTCGATGGTGGACGAGGCGGTCATCGACGCGCTCTACCGGGCCTCCCAGGCGGGCGTACCGGTCGACATCTGGGTGCGGGGCATCTGCGCCGTCCGCCCGGGCGTCACGGGCCTGTCGGAGAACATCCGGGTCCGCTCCATCCTCGGCCGTTTCCTGGAGCACTCCCGGGTCTTCGCCTTCGGCAACGGCGGCGAGCCCGAGGTGTGGATCGGCAGCGCCGACATGATGCACCGCAACCTCGACCGCCGGATAGAGGCCCTGGTCCGAGTGGTCGACCCCGGCCACCGCGCGGCCCTCAACCGGCTGCTGGACACCGGCATGTCCGACAGCACCGCCTCCTGGCACCTCGGCCCGGACGGCGAGTGGACCCGGCACGCGACCGACACGGACGGCCAGCCCCTGCGCAACGTCCAGGAGATGCTCATAGACGCCCGGAGGCGCCGGCGTGGCACAGCAACACCTTGACCCGACGGACCCCACGGCCGAGGCGGTGACCGGCGACGCCCTCGCGGACTATCTGCGCGCCCGGGCCACGGAGTTCCTCCGCGCCCTGCGCCTGCACCGGGAGGGCGGCGCGGAGGGGTCCGTCGACGCGGCCCGCGCGCTGCGCCGCTCGGCCCGCCGCATCAGCGGCAGCCTGCACACCTTCCGCCCCCTCCTCGACCCCGACTGGTCCGAGGAGATCCGCCCGGAACTGGCCTGGCTGTCGGGCACCCTGGGCCTGGAGCACGCGTACGAGGCACGCCTGGAGCGGCTGTTGCTGGCGCTGCACCGGTTGTCGGGTGCGACGGCCCTGCCCGCACAGGCCGTGGACGTCGCCGTGGCCGCGGGCAGCCGTGCCGCCCGGGTGGGCGGTGGGGGTGTCTCCGCGCGGGCGAAGCAGAGCGCGGGGGAGGCGCCGGCCGGCACCGGTGGCCCTGCCGACCGGACGGCGACGGCGGAACGCGGCAACCTCACCGTGGGCGCGGCCAAAGCGGGCGCCCTGCTGGAGCGCCAGCTCACCCTGGCCCGGACAAGGGCCCACTCCACCGCCCTGCAGGCACTCGGATCGAGCCGCTTCCACGCCGTGGCCGACAGGGTCGCCGTACTCGCCAGCGAAGTCCCCCTCACGCCCGCCGCGCCCACCACCGGCCTGTACCCCCTCGCCGCCGCGGCCCAGGAGCGCCTCACGGACGCCGTCGCCGCGCTCCCGCTGGTCACCGCCGGCCACCCCTACAACGCCGAGGCCCTGGTCCACGGCCTGTCCCCGGACCCGTCCCCGCATCCCCAGGACGGCCCCTGGCACCAGGTACGGCTGCTGCTGCGCCTGCACCGGTACGCCCGTGAGGTGCTGCTCGGCGCCCGCTCCGGCACGGACGTACGGCTGCTGACGGCGGGCCAGGCGCTGAACCGGCACCGCGACGCCTCGGAGGCGGCCGCGGCGGCGGCGCAGGCGGCCCGTACCCCCCGGATCACCCCGGCGACCGCCTACGCGCTCGGCGTGCTCCACGCCGACCAGCGGCACGAGGTGGAGGCGGCCCGTTTCGCGTTCCAGCAGGCCTGGCAGAAGCAGACCGTCAACGCACCCCTGAGCCAGGAGGAGGCGGTGTGAACGACACCGTGGTCCAGGCGGCCGGCTGCGTGCTGTGGCGCCGCTCCCCGGTCTCCGGCGACCTGGAGATCTGTCTGGTCCACCGGCCGAAGTACGACGACTGGTCCCACCCCAAGGGCAAGCTCCGACG contains these protein-coding regions:
- a CDS encoding RNA degradosome polyphosphate kinase, with amino-acid sequence MKPAVPEPSPPPEGPAGNGAVTLPPARSDAPVSPVARKNGFMRQQDTQADAQADVHPSPATAPGTGAAGRGDSPHPQPSVGSLAAHRQRAVAAAVSDLEPDIDADLDAYQEEARAEGAPLPQGRFLDRERSWLAFNERVLELAEDPNTPLLERANFLAIFASNLDEFFMVRVAGLKRRIATGVATRSASGLQPREVLEMIWARSRELMARHAACYHEDVAPALADEGIHLVRWSELTEKEQARLFTLFRHQIFPVLTPLAVDPAHPFPYISGLSLNLAVVVRNPVSGHKHFARVKVPPLLTRFLEASPGRYVPIEDVIAAPNHLEELFPGMEILEHHAFRITRNEDLEVEEDDAENLLQALEKELMRRRFGPPVRLEVEESIDREVLDLLVRELKISEAEVYPLPGPLDLTGLFRIHGLDRPELKYPKFVAGTHRDLAEVESASPPDIFAALRARDVLLHHPYDSFSTSVQAFLEQAAADPDVLAIKQTLYRTSGDSPIVDALIDAAESGKQVLVLVEIKARFDEHANIKWARKLEEAGCHVVYGLVGLKTHCKLSLVVRQEGDTLRRYSHVGTGNYHPKTARLYEDLGLLTADPQVGADLSDLFNRLSGYSRRETYRRLLVAPKSLRDGLVARIDKEVQHHRAGRPAFVRIKVNSMVDEAVIDALYRASQAGVPVDIWVRGICAVRPGVTGLSENIRVRSILGRFLEHSRVFAFGNGGEPEVWIGSADMMHRNLDRRIEALVRVVDPGHRAALNRLLDTGMSDSTASWHLGPDGEWTRHATDTDGQPLRNVQEMLIDARRRRRGTATP
- a CDS encoding CHAD domain-containing protein, which encodes MAQQHLDPTDPTAEAVTGDALADYLRARATEFLRALRLHREGGAEGSVDAARALRRSARRISGSLHTFRPLLDPDWSEEIRPELAWLSGTLGLEHAYEARLERLLLALHRLSGATALPAQAVDVAVAAGSRAARVGGGGVSARAKQSAGEAPAGTGGPADRTATAERGNLTVGAAKAGALLERQLTLARTRAHSTALQALGSSRFHAVADRVAVLASEVPLTPAAPTTGLYPLAAAAQERLTDAVAALPLVTAGHPYNAEALVHGLSPDPSPHPQDGPWHQVRLLLRLHRYAREVLLGARSGTDVRLLTAGQALNRHRDASEAAAAAAQAARTPRITPATAYALGVLHADQRHEVEAARFAFQQAWQKQTVNAPLSQEEAV